The Arachis ipaensis cultivar K30076 chromosome B03, Araip1.1, whole genome shotgun sequence region TTTCATGTGTTACCTCTCTGAAGTGATGAGATCTTGCTTTCTGTCGATCTCTAAATTCTTGGCACTGTTCAAATGGTTTGATTTGTGGATCTAGTGCTAGCATATTGTAGGTCAAATACTCTAACCTTGCTTGCATATTTTCATCAGACTCTATTTGTTGCACATGTCTAATCTCTCCAATAGTATGATGAATGTTTTTCCACTGATACAGGTTGTGAGTAAATTCCCCATATTTGGCTTGGGTCAGGAACATTTTGTCATATGACTCTTGAAGTCTTGTTGTTTGTTCTTTTTGCCCCTCAAGAATCTTGGTTTGAAACTCTTATTGTTGGACCATCATTTGTTGCTGTCAGCTCTCTAGTCTTTCCTCCATTCTGTGCTGCCAAGCTTTATTTTGCTCCCTGTCTTGCAAATATTGCTCCTGGTGCGCTAGATATTGCTCTTGGTGTCTTGAATATTGCTCTTGTGCTCTCACATTTTGTTGTGATATTTCCTCAAGAGCCCTTTACAGTTGACTCATATCTATGGCACCGTGAGCTTGCTCTTCCCCTTCCtctgatcttcttcttctttggggtCTTTCTTCTTAATCATCATCCTCATTGATTCCTTCCATTTTTCTCTTTGTGATTCCTGTCCCCTTTTTTACTCTCTCTGTGCCCTCATCTTCAAAAATCACTCCAGCTTTGTTGCATAGCCTTAGAATGGTGCTTGGATGGCCGAGCCTAGTTGATTTGTTTGTGCTCTCAGCTATCTCTTGAATACTGTCGGCTATGAGTTGTGCAAGGTTGATTTCTCCCCCATGTAAGATACAGTATGTCAAGAGTGCTCGCTTGATTGTGACCCCTGAGGTGTTTCCAGTAGGGAGTATTGATCTCCTCACTACCACATACCACCCCTTGGCCTCAGGAATGAGATTTATTCTTTTCAATTGGCTTGGGATCCCTTTTGAATCTCTTTCCTAGTCTGTGTCTTCCAAGCATATCCCCTGTAAGATCTCATCAGGGTCATTCTCTCCCTGCAGTCTAGCCTCGTAGCCCTGCTCTTCATAAGTTATGGTTCTCAACTTCAAGGCCCTTGTAATGGATGCTGGACTGAAATCCACTTCAACTCCTCTAACATAACTTTTGTAAGGGATACTGTCTTCACTCTCTTttaccgcatttgcataaaattccctgATCATGACTGCACTGATTTTGGTGAGAGGATCGCATAGAATATCCCATCTGCTTTCCCTAGTGATCTGCCTCATGATGGGGTATTCCCCGTCCCTCAGCTCAAAACCCCTCTCATGAATGATGTGCTTTGCTTTCATGAATCTATGATACTTTCTTTCATGAAACTGAGATCTAAACTTCCTTGTATCATAGGATGGGGGCTCGGTTACCATTGGTTCCTTCCCTTGTCTTCTCTTtgaacttgatgaagccatgaattTAAGTAGAGGGAGAAGGCAAAGATGGATTTGTGGTTGGTTGGGGTACGGTTTTGTGTAatgagaatgaagaaagaaatgTTGCTGTTGAGAAGGGAGTGGGGCGTGTATAGGATTGCACAAGGTGAAACAAGGACTTATGATTGTAAGAAAGATTTGTAGAAATATGTGATGCAAGAAATGTCTCAACCTATTTATAGGCAAGGCATTAAAGCTTTGGAAGAAGACCATACTTGAAGAGGGATTCGGTCATGACTTATGAAGGGTGGAGATTGAGTTGAACAACATAGTAACTTCATGAGATGAACGGCTTGCATGTTCTCTTGAGGGTTGACAAGGATTCTCTTCCCATTGGTTGCATGAGGTTCGTCCTCCTAGGTGACTAGCATGTAGATTTTTGCTTTCAAAGGTAGGCACACCTCTCTAGGCACATGTGATCTTTCTCTCTTGGCTTGTCATAGCCGTATCTTCATCTTGTCTTCACCTCAACCTCCTTTttcctaattaaatcaaaatggtCAACTTTAGGACATAGTTGTAGCACGGTGATGAAGTGGTGAAtgcttatattatttattatgttttttaGTCATAAAAGATCAATTGTGTCCCTCACTTAGTGAACCaaggtttggtgaacaccaaacttgtttcttaCTAAGGGATGAATGTCAAATGCAGCCATTTATCACAATTGATACTTTCATCATAAGTTCTAATTTATTTTCTAACATACATTCCTAAAATGAAACATTGCATGATTCATCTAtgcatgattttgatttttttttgaacaaaagTTGATTCTTCTCGAGATTGGTACATATGCAAACAccaacttaatgtttggtcatatacttTGTCTAAATGACTAAGCATATGATCTGAGAATGTTTGAAAAGCTGATTTTTGTGTGCtgtcaagcacaccaaacttagaagcctGGCATGTGTTTCAAAATAGTGTATGCATCTGTCAAGTATgtctaataaaattcaaaatcatgctaagatgatcataatttattgaattaaaaaatgagcaagaatcttaaatcatgggttgcctcccatggagcgctcttttattgtcattagcttgacattgggcccctgttttatggtggttgatgactgtagtgtcTCAGCTTATCCCCCCtgactgtgagcttcttctttgttccttgattCAATTTCGGCATGatctagtgagagtattttgctgACAGTATAGTAGTCATCAACttgttggcttgctcccagttgttgatagatcAACTGTACTTCATCACCCTTAGAGAACCCCTCTGTTGAAATCTTTTTattcttccaaccctttttggttttgttcttgtttttcttccctctttttgttgatcctttcTCCTTGCATGTGGGCTTCACTTTGGGACTTTTCTTCTTAGTGGCTAatatttcaatttcttcttgaatttcttTATCACTCTGCAcaatctctttctctttttgtccTGCTGTGTTATCTATTTCTTGCTTTGGAAGGTAACTACTGATCGTCTTGCTAATTCCTTCCTTCCACTGTGAGCTTCTTTGTCAATTTCCATGCACTCCTTCGTTTCATCAATGAGCTATGTTTCCGGAAATACATTCAGGGTGACGCTTTCATCATGCATTCTGAGGGCCAACTCTCCTTTCTCTACGTCTATAATGGCCCTAGCAATGGCCAAGAATGGTTTTCCCAGTATGATGGAATCACCTTCATCTTCATCTGAATCTAAgaccacaaaatcagcagggaatATGAATTTGTCTACCTTTACTAGAAGGTTCTCAATCACATCCCTGGGACATATCACTGACTTGTCCACCAATTCTAAAGACATCTGTATTGGTTTCACTtcttctatgcatagctttttcactAGAAAGGAAGGTATCAGATTGATACTAGCCCCTAAGTCACACATTGCCTTGTTGATGGTCATACTGCCAATGGCACAAGGTAAAAAGAAACTTCCAGGATCTTCAAGTTTAGGAGGGAGTCCCTTCTGGATTAATgctctgcattcttcagtgagcagtatagtttcattttcttgccagtttctcttcttgttaataagctccttaaaaaacttggcatacagggGGATTTGCTCAAGTGCATCAGCTAAAGGTATGTTGATCtccagtttcttgaagatttcaagaaattttggaaagtgttggtccttagtctccttgttgaacctctgaggatatggcaatggaggtgtgaagTTAATTCCCTGCCTGTGGtccttagttggctcttcaattgctttcttcccttttcttgaaTTTTGTGGCTGCTTATCCTTTTCCTTGAGCTCCTCTGGAACATACTTGCTTGCTGTCACATCCTCATCATTGGCTTCCCCTTTTTCGACCTGTTTCTCATcattttcctttggcttcttagttgcttctttatttttcaccaagatttttccactccttagttgtacagctttgcattcctcctttggattaggaatggtgtcacttgggagtgagctcaAAGGTCTCTCAATAGCAATTTGCTTGGAAAGCTGTCTGATCTGTctctccatattcttcatggaggcttcctggttccttgttgtcatctcttggtgcttcatcattttatccattaagagctccaagttggtgatcctttgagagtcttgtgagattggttggttgtggggtgttgatggttgagggtaagtgttttggttagtggcttagttattggatggatgatggttagagttggggtaagtgttttgtgattttctgtatgtgttttggttgtTGGTTTGCTGGTTGTTGTGGTTAGTATTTTTCCAActattttggtttgagttcctttgccatggttgttgaggttgattgtgattgtctccccatctgaggttgggatagttcttccatgaagggttgtaagtgtcaccataaacctcatttgtcCCAGAATTTTGATTGTGCATATACTGGATTTGTTCTTGCTGTtgatcctcttgagtttcttcatttgctccccatgtggatgatggttggcttgtgttgactgctgtaacttggaggctatcaatctttttggccatttgctcaaattgttgttgaatttgctgctgcatcattttattttgagctaagattgagtccactccttccaactccatcactcctttcctctgtgatgcttggcgttgcctttggtgagcaaagaaatattagTTGTTAGCTACCatgtcaatgagattttgggcctcctctgcagttttcatgagttgtaaAGAGCCTCATGCTAaataatccaaagcctcttgTTCAATGTCAAACCTTCATAAAAATTCTGTAATCTgtcccactcattgaacatttcaggaggaAATTTCCTTATTAGAGCcttgtatcgttcccatgcctcatacaaaggttcagcatccatttgtgtgaatgtttgtacttcagtcttcaatctaataaccctttgaggtgggtaaaacttggcaaggaacttgctcactagatcatcccaattgttgatgctgtctcttggaaaggattccaaccattgagtagctttgtctctgagagaaaatgaaaataacaacAGCTTGTAGATGTTAGGATGCagaccattggttttgacagtatcacaaatcctcagaaaggtggataagtgttggtttgggtcttccagtggtcctcctccataggaacaattgttttgaaccaaggtgatgagttgtggatTTAGTTcgaagttatttgcattaacatttggggtaagaatgctactcccacaatgtctaggatttgcaaatgtgtaggaagccaaaactcttctctgtggtagattattgttgttattggctgctcctcctggtggatttgttgggtttgttgagtgttcctccatatcttggaattcttcttctgaatcctcttctccaacaatgtttttccctctttcggcTCTCTTAATCTCCTGAAGGTTCTTTCGTCATGTTCACAAAAGGTGGGTATAGCTCCCCTTGTCCCTGACATGCAAACCAAGCATAAAAATCACATAAAACCAGAAAgacaataacacttcaatcca contains the following coding sequences:
- the LOC107633315 gene encoding uncharacterized protein LOC107633315, translating into MTINKAMCDLGASINLIPSFLVKKLCIEEVKPIQMSLELVDKSVICPRDVIENLLVKVDKFIFPADFVVLDSDEDEGDSIILGKPFLAIARAIIDVEKGELALRMHDESVTLNVFPET